In Longimicrobium sp., the DNA window CGTCTGCACGGTAACTGGGCGCGGATGATCCCGGCCCACCCACAGGAGCACGGCCGCCAGCACCACCACCAGCGCGACGAGCGCCATCCATCCGTCCACCACCTTGCCCGTTCCCCAGAACCACTCGTCCGCCCCGGGCGACCGCCGTGTGGCGAAGCCGTAGAATTTCAGCCAGAAGATCCATCCCGCGTGGATGCCGATGGAAGCCGACAGGTCGCCCGTCCACTGGTACGCCAGCCCCAGGATGGTTCCCGCCAGCGCCAGGCTGAGCACCGCGGGCACCAGCGTCCGCACCTCCGTCATCCCCGCCAGGGTGGTGGGGAGAATGCGGATCCCGGAGAGCCAGTCGACCTTCGCCGGGTTGGCCGCCCGCTCCATGAAATGGGTGATGGCGTAGATGCCGCTGCTGACCGCGAGCGCCGCGGGCCAGCGCATCGCCCGGCGCAGGCTGCCGAAGATGGCGCCGCGGAAGAGCAGCTCCTCGATGAGGGCCACGATCAGCGCCGTCGCCAGCACGCCCAGGAACTGCGCGGCGAGCTCGCCCGGCGTGCGGTCCTTCAGGATGCGGCCGCCCGCCAGCAGCGCGATGGCGCAGACGGCGGCGAGCGAGGTGAACCCCAGCCCGAATCCCGCGGCGAAGCCCGTCCACCGCACGAGCCCCGGTGCGACGCCTACGTCGCGCCAACTCCGGATGCCCGCCGCGCGGATGAAGACGGGCAGCCCGGCGAGCGCCGTGATCAGCAGCCCGCGGTTCAGGTAACGCGAGAACTTCATCCGCGAAATTTTTTCCAGCACGGGAACCGATTCCGCCAGCGCGTGCACCGCCCAGTACAGCCACGGCGCCAGGAGCGCGCCGCCAATGAACACCGCCGCCAGGTACAAGGCCAGCGCGCGCACGGGACGCTGATCGCGGGGCGGGTGCGACGTTGCAGGATTCGTCGTCATCCGAGAGGGGGGCATGATTCTCGCTGCCTTCCGTGGCCCCCGGATGTTCCCCTCTCTACGTGGAGTATCGTACCCATGAAGAAGCTGAAGCTGGAGATCGAGTCGCTGGACGTGCAGACCTTCGCCATCGCTGACGATGACGCGGAGCAGGGCACCGTTGTGGCGCATAGTGGCTTCACCAACTGCGGCGGGATCACCTGCATCATGTCGCTCTGCCCCGACTGCGGCGGCACCGTCGGCGGCGGCGACTGACCCGCGCTGAGGCCCGGCCTTCCCGCCGGGCCTCGATCGTTCCCCCATCCTCCGCGGGAAACTAGTGCCGCCCGCGGTCCGGACAAGGCCCAGCCGAGTTCGCGAACCACCCGCGGACGGCGCCGTGGACGTGCCGGTCCTCGCCTCTCCCGGGAGTTCCCATCCGACATAAATCCATCGCTCCGCCCGACCCGCTACACCCGTCGTGTTCCCGGCTCCTCCCCGTCTGCCCCAAGCGTTTGCTTGCCTCCACGGCGTTCGCCTGCATATTTCCCGGATACACCCCTTCGCCGCACGCCACGCACGGAGCGCATCATCGGCCCGATATCACACCTCGCGGCCCACGACGGGCCTGCCTTGTCCGTAGCCCCTCGCGTCTGGCGCATCACCACGCCCCTTCCGTTTCGGCCATCGGAGGTGCACGCCTACGTGGCCGCGCTGGACGATGGGCGCCTGGTGCTGGTGGACGGCGGCTTGAACACGGAACCGGCGTGGCAGGCGCTGGATGCGGGTGTGCGGGCGGTGGCGGGTGGATGGCCCTCGGTGGCGCTGCACGTGATCACCCACATGCACATGGACCACGTGGGTCTGGCCGCCCGGGTGCGCGACGCGTGTGGCGCGCCGGTGCTGATGGGGCAGCTGGACGCCGAGCGGATGGCCCACGCCGCCGCGGAGCCGGAGGACGAGGCGGAGTACCGCGCCGCGCTGCTGCGGCGGTGCGGCGCGCCCGGCGAGGTGGTGCGCGCGGTGGAGGACGCGCGCCGGTCGGCCGAGCCGCTGGCGCCCGCCGTGCATGTGGACCTTCCGCTGGCGGGCGACGGGGGCGACCTGCCCGGTGCGCCGGGCTGGCGCTGGCTGTGGACGCCGGGACATACGGCGGGGCACGTTTCGCTGCATCGGCCGGCGGACGGCGTGGTGATCGGGGGCGACGTGGTGCTGCCGCGCATCACCCCCACCCTGGGCGTGAACCGGCAGCGGGAAGACCCGGTGGCGGACTACGTGAACGCGCTGGACCGCCTGGAGGCGCTGCCGCCCTCCCTCGTGCTGCCGGGCCACGGCGCTCCGCAGGAGGGGGTCCGCCGCATCCGCGAGCTGCGCGACGCGGCGAACGGCGAAACCGAGACCGTGGCGGGGCTGCTGAACGCGGAGCCGCGCACCTGCTGGCATTTGGTGGACCTGCGCTATCCCGGGCGTGAGATGAGCGTTTCTACGCGCATGCTGGCCCTGCGCGAAACCCTGGCGCACCTGGACCGGCTCGCCGCCGCCGGGCGCGCGGCGGTGGCGGAAGAAGCATTCGGCGCTGCGCGCTTCACGGTGCGATGACCCGCCCACATCGACGGACTGGAGACGGATGACGTCCAAGCTGTTCTGGATCCTGCTGCTCGTGGTGGCTGCCGTGGTGCTGGTGAAGCCGCTGCGCGACCGCGCGTCTGGGTACATGGAGCCGGCGCTGAACCCGGTGTATGAGTGGAACACCCGCAACCGCGTGCACGACCTCCAGCGGCTCACGGCGCAGGAAATCTCCGCTGGCGGAGAGCTGCCCCGGCCCAGGGACTTTCACGCGTTCGTCAGCAAGCTCGAAGGGGGCGAGTCGGCGGTGGACTCGTGGGGGCAGCCGTACTTTCTGACGGTCAGCCGGCGCACGTACCAGGTGGGGTCCAGCGGCCGCGACCGGGTGCGTGGCACCGCCGATGACATCGTCTCGGAGCCGGCCCCCCGTCCGCGAACCTGACCCTTCCCGCGCCACGGAACCGCGGCACGCACGCCGCACCGAGCCGTTTGAGACACGGACGATCATGCTGAAAGTCGGGCTGACGGGAAACATCGCCGCAGGCAAGTCTACCGTTGCCCGCGCGTGGCGGGAGCTGGGCGCCACGGTGGTCGACGCCGACGAGCTCTCACGGCAGGCGGTGGAGCCCGGCACCCCCGCGCACGCCGCCATCGCAGCCGAGTGGGGCACGTGGGTGCTGGAGGAGGGCGGCACGCTGGATCGCGCCGCGCTCCGGCAGATTGTCTTTGCCGACCCCGACGCCCGCGCGCGGCTGGAAAGCATCGTCCATCCCGCCGTCGCCGCGCTACGTGACGAGCATTTCCGGGACGCCGCGGATCGTGGCGAGCGGCTGGTGGTGGCCGACGTTCCCCTGCTGTTCGAGGTGGGGATGGCGGACGAGTTCGACGTGGTGGTGCTGGTGGACGCGCCGGAAGAGACGCGGCTGATGCGGCTGGTGGGCGACCGCGGGCTGGAGCCCGACGAGGCGCGCAAGATGATGGCGGCGCAGATGCCGGCGGAGCTCAAGCGGGCGCGCGCCGACGTGGTGATCGAGAACACGCGCTCGCTGGGCGACCTGCAGCGGCGCGCGAAGGACGTGTGGGCGGCGCTGGTCGCCCGGGCTGGCGCGAGTGGCTGAGGGATGGCTGCGCGTGGACATGCACGTGCACACGCGCGCCTCGTACGACTCGCTGAACGACCCTGACGGCATCCTGGCCGCGATGGACCGGCGCGGCATCCACCGCGTGGTCATCACCGACCACGACGAGCTGAACACGGCGCTGCGCCTGCGCGACCGCGCCCCGGACCGAGTGATCGCGGGCGAAGAGGTGCGCACGCGCGAGGGGCCGGACATCATCGGCATCTTCCTTTCCGAGCGCATCCCCCGCAACACGCCGCTTCGCGAGGCGTGCGAGATCATCCGCGCGCAGGGCGGGCTGGTGTATGCTCCGCACCCGTTCGACGTGCGCCGGCGGGGCGGGGGCGAGCACCTGGACGCCGTCGCCGACCTGGTGGACGTCGTGGAGGCGCACAACGCGCGCAGCTGGGGCGCCGGGGTCAACGAGCGCGGTGAGGCGTGGGCGCGCGCGCGCGGCAAGCCGCTGGGGGCGGGGAGCGACGCGCACTCCGCGGGGGAGATCGGCACGGCGTACGTGGAGGTGCCGCCATTCGAGATGACGCGGGAGGGCTTCCTGGCGGCGCTCCGGGAGGGACGCGTGGCCTGCCGCGGAACGTCACCGCGCGTAGTCGCGGCGCAGTCCGTGTACGCGCGGGCGCACAAACTGCTCTTCCGCGGGCGGACGCCCAACGAACCGG includes these proteins:
- a CDS encoding CPBP family intramembrane glutamic endopeptidase, whose amino-acid sequence is MTTNPATSHPPRDQRPVRALALYLAAVFIGGALLAPWLYWAVHALAESVPVLEKISRMKFSRYLNRGLLITALAGLPVFIRAAGIRSWRDVGVAPGLVRWTGFAAGFGLGFTSLAAVCAIALLAGGRILKDRTPGELAAQFLGVLATALIVALIEELLFRGAIFGSLRRAMRWPAALAVSSGIYAITHFMERAANPAKVDWLSGIRILPTTLAGMTEVRTLVPAVLSLALAGTILGLAYQWTGDLSASIGIHAGWIFWLKFYGFATRRSPGADEWFWGTGKVVDGWMALVALVVVLAAVLLWVGRDHPRPVTVQT
- a CDS encoding PHP domain-containing protein — encoded protein: MAEGWLRVDMHVHTRASYDSLNDPDGILAAMDRRGIHRVVITDHDELNTALRLRDRAPDRVIAGEEVRTREGPDIIGIFLSERIPRNTPLREACEIIRAQGGLVYAPHPFDVRRRGGGEHLDAVADLVDVVEAHNARSWGAGVNERGEAWARARGKPLGAGSDAHSAGEIGTAYVEVPPFEMTREGFLAALREGRVACRGTSPRVVAAQSVYARAHKLLFRGRTPNEPE
- a CDS encoding MBL fold metallo-hydrolase — encoded protein: MSVAPRVWRITTPLPFRPSEVHAYVAALDDGRLVLVDGGLNTEPAWQALDAGVRAVAGGWPSVALHVITHMHMDHVGLAARVRDACGAPVLMGQLDAERMAHAAAEPEDEAEYRAALLRRCGAPGEVVRAVEDARRSAEPLAPAVHVDLPLAGDGGDLPGAPGWRWLWTPGHTAGHVSLHRPADGVVIGGDVVLPRITPTLGVNRQREDPVADYVNALDRLEALPPSLVLPGHGAPQEGVRRIRELRDAANGETETVAGLLNAEPRTCWHLVDLRYPGREMSVSTRMLALRETLAHLDRLAAAGRAAVAEEAFGAARFTVR
- the coaE gene encoding dephospho-CoA kinase (Dephospho-CoA kinase (CoaE) performs the final step in coenzyme A biosynthesis.) gives rise to the protein MLKVGLTGNIAAGKSTVARAWRELGATVVDADELSRQAVEPGTPAHAAIAAEWGTWVLEEGGTLDRAALRQIVFADPDARARLESIVHPAVAALRDEHFRDAADRGERLVVADVPLLFEVGMADEFDVVVLVDAPEETRLMRLVGDRGLEPDEARKMMAAQMPAELKRARADVVIENTRSLGDLQRRAKDVWAALVARAGASG